In a genomic window of Gossypium arboreum isolate Shixiya-1 chromosome 7, ASM2569848v2, whole genome shotgun sequence:
- the LOC108471820 gene encoding zinc finger A20 and AN1 domain-containing stress-associated protein 3-like: MAEEHRCQAPPQCANNCGFFGNPATQNLCSQCYRHLQHLKEQGSSSAAKQAFNQAPLPSFSSSSSSFSVCLAVKHEPLAETKEEVVQAEVQVHVQVRPNRCMTCRKRVGLTGFKCRCGMVFCGTHRYPENHGCSFDFKGMGKQQIAKSNPVVKGEKLQKI, translated from the coding sequence ATGGCAGAAGAACATAGATGTCAAGCACCACCACAATGTGCAAACAATTGTGGATTCTTCGGAAACCCAGCAACCCAAAATCTTTGTTCTCAATGTTACCGCCATCTCCAGCACCTTAAAGAACAAGGATCTTCCTCTGCTGCGAAACAGGCTTTTAATCAAGCCCccctcccttccttttcttcttcatcATCGTCGTTTTCGGTTTGCTTGGCGGTGAAGCATGAACCGTTGGCGGAAACCAAGGAAGAGGTGGTCCAAGCGGAGGTTCAGGTCCACGTTCAAGTTCGACCTAACAGATGCATGACTTGCAGGAAGCGCGTGGGGCTGACGGGGTTCAAGTGCAGGTGTGGGATGGTGTTTTGTGGCACCCATAGGTACCCTGAAAATCATGGTTGTAGTTTCGATTTCAAAGGGATGGGAAAACAACAGATTGCCAAATCGAATCCGGTTGTCAAAGGCGAGAAGCTTCAGAAAATCTAA